The genomic window CGATATTTGTTCATAaaacaagattattttaaataggtttCGATTTTCCAATCAACTAGATTCCTTtacaataaatagtaattaacgTGATAAACGCAAGTTGCACGCGAATGTGATTTTAACCAATGCTgaaggttttttattttgtttagaatcCGAAGTCTGCATCAGACGACATTGAAGAATTAGAAGAAATAGGAGAACCTCGAGGGGAGATGGGACCAAACTTGTACCTTGCATCACAACTAGCACAAAATAAAGGAGAAGGTGAAAGTCAGCCTGTATATAGTCCATATTTGGGATTGGCCATAGAACCTCTCAAAGAAGGATTCACGttgaaaagtttatttgaagTTCAGACAACatcataaattactttatcagattatattcgtaaatatataatgaaattaaatgaatataaatttaatgtcgtataattaaaacagaaaacagcattgttttattttataagtctaAATACCCCGATACCCAAAACTGTAGTAAAAAAGAATATAAGAAAGTGACAGCAATGACATTTGTTGTTGTTCGTAATTTGACATTTGGTAAACAAGTTGTGACTTGAAAATTGCTTTCTGTTTAGATTTTtgatcgtttttatttattttgtattcctGTTTGtgaaatatcttttaaaacaaccgtgttttgaaactttttgaCGATTATACTAGAAGATTTTCTAgataagatataattttaatgtaacgaGATTGTTTCGCtactttgtacaaagtttatattgacgtgcatttgttatttactaacaaaatgaCGAAAGAAAACCAGAAAGGCGCAGCTGGTTTGGTAAGCTattaaaacaaactaacaaactcacaatttaaatattaaatcagCTTAATAAAACGAAATTGCGCCAAAATTATGGCATACGCAATTTCAAACATCTGACATTGACAATACCTGTTCTGTTGTCAAGAGAGAAAACTTGTTcctaaataatttgttatttctcTACCACATATCATATATGTTGTCAAAAGATCGATCTCTCTAGCaagtatgaattatttttattgatttaaaaccCCATAAActcagtaatattttttcaaatattctgtcgatatatttacatttcttattttaattaactagaTATTAAGGTATCCtgtaaagtaataaacattttaaagaacATGTGTGCCAAGTTTCATCAACATCCAATcagtaatttttgtatgaacatgtttcaaacatacatccatactcACAAAGATTACGATTATACTAGTAAAGCACTACCTATCACATAGTTTGAAGCAAGTAATAATATCATCTTATTTGCAGCGCCGCTCAGCCATAGCAGAAAGACTCCGCTTGAGAGAAGAATGGTCAGCACTCAAGGAAATAGATGAATCTCCAGCAGCTCATGTGCTTAAATGGAAGCCGAGCAACTCCAGACAAGTTCCAAGTGCTTCTAATAAAAAGAAACAGGCTACTGTGACAGGCAGTAGTCAGAAGGTAGAAAAGGTAAGAAAGAACTACATAGCTTTACAGTTTAAGCCCCACTCTACTTGTACTATTTTTACACAGATTTAAAGAAGAGAGCTTACAGTTATAATCAATCAAAAGTATGAATGATCCTAAATTACAAGTCTCAATGATTGTAGAATTAGTTAGACATTGGTGTGGTATctaaatttattgtatttattaatacttcATGTAGTATGGTTCTACAATAATATTGTCTattttagcatatttttattaataatatcacatttttattccataaacattttattggctTGATGACCCATAGAAAAAAAAGTTGATATAAAGTAAaccaaacagtttttatattattatgctatttgtaaatttaattatatcctCAATCAAAAATGAATCTTGTTTTATAGACAAACCCAAAACCCATGCAAGCGACCAGCGATGCACTATCAGGAGTAGTGGCGCTGGTGGATGTGGGGTCTGAAGCACGCGCGTTACCATTAAGAGCAGTACTGGCCGCGCTCGGCGCTACTGTCGTCACTGATTGGAGCCCGCTCGTCACACATCTTGTGTGGACTGACAGTATGTAACAGCTCCTAATAATAAAGATGTTTTTCAGTAACTGTTCTGCATAAGAAACAAAGGTTTCTTGTAAGTCACAACTCTGATATGATGATTAATTTAGTACTGATGGTGATGCTAGACGTTTTTCATGGGGTTTTCTTATTCGACCAGACTGTCAGGATTTTGTATCTGTTTGAAGTTACATCTACCCTCTCATTTCATCCTTATACATAACCTTTATTGCGTGACTGATAGATTATTAATTTTTGTGCTACTAATTTGCAAATAAATGCCAAGCTACAAAGAAAATTTCAAGATTGTTTCCAATCCTTTATAGATGTGTAAAACACTAAACTCTCTCTATACCGCAGGTGGTACTCGTTCCCTGCGCGCCCGTGCCCGCGCCCTGGCCTGCAAGCTGGTGTCACCGCTGTGGGTGGAGGCGTGCGCGGCCGCCGCCAGGAAGCTCAGCGAGAGAATGTTCCCCGCCGCCTCCAGGCAGTCTGACCTACCTTCACCCAGGACACTCAGGCAATTACTGGTgagttatgtttatattatttcgcTGGGATtgtcagtacctcgattctctactactatcaactaccgacaaccggctagctatcgaaattttcagatttagaatgtactgccaaaatatttctaagacacccgtcagaggcgctgatcagattttcatacaaaaggagatcatccattttgggccttttttcaaagtgccggccaacaaaaaaaaagtggcatgtatcgatagagctagccatttgaagcaatagttagtatggcacgaaaccggtaggatcgctttgagccgagttatacaggtttgaagattcataatattcaaacattaattcatttctgaaagtgctgtgaaacataaaataatgattgattttgctagaattaactatctaaagcaaacgaccactctgaagttgatttaaggtcgtaagcacacgtatcaactcggaaacgggtcgtcaccgtatcaactcgagctcatcagtattatttgtatgtaattccctactgtaacacacttatcggaatcgttatgtgatcgccccggctcacgaccataggagtggttcgtatgcgcattatgcatacaccagcacccacggtggagtgcggggctatgtgcaaattccgatagatttgtgggcataccttctaaaccgcaacatggtTCCctataacaagggccctcatcacaaatggtgcccgaagcacaaaatattgttccacatgccgatgagtcggacataacaacccaacggcaacactctagatgacctcttacctagacgatggtttgttagttgcacacaaccgagggtgcggccccttaggtgcgagttggattcccccggcgccccaatgcgtcgccactggactggtcactggcgactagcgcaaggtcagcgcatccctccttagcgaacccaaggggccgcaccctcgattgtgtgcaactaacaaaccatcgtctaggtaagaggtcacctagagtgttgccgttgggttgttatgtccgactcatcggcatgtggaacaatattttgtgcttcgggcaccatttgtgatgagtgcccttgttatgaggacacatgttgcggtttagaaggtatgcccgcccttctatcggaatttgcacatagtcctgcactccaccgtgggtgctggtgtatgcgtaatgcgcatacgaaccactcctatggtcgtgagccggggcgatcacataacgattccgataagtgtgttacagtagggaattacatacaaataatactgatgagctcgagctgatacggtgacgacccgtttccgagttgatacgtgtgcttacgacctgaaatcaacttcagagtggtcgtttgctttagatagttaattctagcaaaatcaatcattattttatgtttcacagcactttcagaaatgaattaatgtttgaatattatgaatcttcaaacctgtataactcggttcaaaacgatcctaccggtttcgagCCATACTAACttttgcttcaaatggctagttctatcgatacatgccacttttttttgttggccggcactttgaaaaaaggcccaaaaatgtatggagcgtggatgatctcctttctcgatgacaggtcggttgtcgacGGACGTTAGTAGTagggaatcgagctacagattaCTTGATTCAAGGAATTATTTTGATGTATGAGGCagttaaaagtaataaattttacGCTGTTCCTGGAGTTTGAAATGAGTTCATGAAATGATTAGACCAGATATTAATGGAcgggttaacaaaaaaatattaatctcgtactcgtaaaagtttCGTagtgttgaaattttaataattatagattGAATCACTTTATTAGGCAGTCTTTTGATACCAACAATgtgtatatttatacaaaaatgtgtttttgacatttaataaagGGTATCTGATTTGACTGATAATCAAGTACCCTATTCTATTAACTATAACTAAAACGTAACATTGATACTATAGTGGATTTATTATGAAACagtattaagttaaaattatttattttccgtGAGTCACGACTCGCGCACAGCATTCACGTATTTTATTACCAGTCTAAAATTACGATAACCACatgttttattatagaaaaaagcGGAACGCGAGAACGTGCCACTAGTGGACTTGTTGTCGGACAGTAAGGAGGATGACAAAGAGATGGATCGACTGATGATATCGTCCGGCACTGACACCAGTCGTGATAAGACTACTGACACTTCTAATGATTCTGCAGGTgagatacatattatttttaacattagtaCTGCGAGGAACCAATAAATTGGCAGAATGGACTGACTCCGATCCTGACAGATTCCGAGACCCTAAGGTTCAAGACTTGATGCCGACacttcgtgatcagcagtcagatacgatttgttaatactaaaatgttattaagcTTATGTCTGAAGGaatatatgttattaataaagtttCTCAACGTTTAAAATATTCCTAGAATctagggaaaaaaatatttctaatttttGGATTCCCAGTACCTTCAACTTCAGCCTTCCATAGGGTCTCGCCATCCGTCTAGAAACGAATCACGGCTATCCCGTCATCTCTCTTTGGGTTATGATTACTAATAATGATTATTAATCTATATTTCCAGAGCTCCAATCTCGTATAAACACAGCGCCTCGCGGCGGCACCACGGAGCCATCGACCCGTCCCCCAGCGCCGCCCGCCTCCCGCCCACCACCCAAGTCTAGGAGGAAGCTGTTCACGCACAAAGAAGCACAGGATATTAGCAGTTCTGATGATGACTCAGGTATATTGTCATAGTGTCTTTTTCTTAACAACTTAAGGTAGACGGAAGACAGATGTAGGAAATATAGGCAACTTTCGCCATTTGTAATGGAATGTAAAGTGATCCTATTGCAACTAATAAACTCCAGACTACTATTTAGAACATATCAGTAATAGTCTTTAAAGCACCTTGACACCACCTGAGACCTCGTAATCAGCAAATGGTTACAACAACCATGCAGAGAGACGATAACTGACTGCCAATTAATCTCAAGGtcatttaatgttaattaaattttaaatatgaaattgaattggctgtctagattatttttaaacagcatctgtcattaattaaactttttctgATATTGCAGACACAACTAGAAGCAAGCTACATCAAAGTAAGATGACTCAGAGTGAGAAGCGAGACCTGGCGCGCGCCGAACGTCTCGCCAAGAAGATGTTAGCGGCGTGCACGCAGAAGACGAATAATAACAATCATGTACCCACACAGACTGGATTGAAACCTAGGATTGTGAgtataaagcaaaaatatataacattttatttctagCCAAGTGGTATacgggcgcgttcccactatgtcgtaacgatcgAAATCGTGTCGTTCTATGTGTGAACACCtctatttaaacatataagccacgacacttaaaactacacgattatctgtcgtcacgacaaaGTGGTAACGCGCCCTAAGTTAGCACCTCCCaagcaagtggtcgacggttcgaattcgaggcaacacaccaatcacttttcgaagttatgtgtctattagaaataattatcacttgctccaacgttgatggaaaacatcgtgatgaaaccttgcatgcctaaaatctgtttaatacatttattggcATACAAAATCCCcatcccgcacttggccagcgtagtatactcaaggcctaacccctccctcgtttgggaagagacccttgcccagccaCTGCTGAGACAgtattggtttaaaaaaaaactttaactcacacatatttgtttcatttgaaAACGAATCCATGATGCCAGTTTACAGTTACAGCGACGTGAACCACCTTAACAACAGCACCTCATTTCTTATAACACTATTAAAATTACTCTATTATCTTATTTGCAGGTGCTAACAGGCATGTCCCGGCTCGAACGGCAAGCGATCACCAAGTGCATACAGAAACTGGGCGGAGTTATACAGAACAGTGTTAATAAACGTACAACGCACGTGTTACTAGGCTCGTGTACCAGCAACCCGCAGTGTAACAACCATCCTTCTAACATACCAGGTACAATATATAATTGAAACTTCagtagaaaaagtaaaaaactgcTTTTTCGACCATTTTTGTATAGGAATAACTAATTATTAAGTTGTAAATCAGAAGTTCCCGATCTTTTGTCGATTATCGTCCTCTTCCGCATTATTGGTCTTTGTAGTTAGCTTTATTCAGCTCCATTCATTTTCACTTCTGTTAAATGCATACTGGCGGATTAGAGATACTTTTACTCTGGGAGAAAAATCCAATATGCGAAACTTCGTTTTCGTTTAATAATACATCATAATTACAAATGATTGTTTATCTGGCTGTTTAGTTTCATAACAAAATCGGTAAATCGATTTAGAGCCATAGTCGAACATAgttatactattattaaatacCAATAGCTGCCTGAAACTTTATAGTATATACTTCCAAATACActattaacaaaataactatATTCCCCAGGTATTTCCTCCCACTGCGACCTCACCAAGTCGTCCTGCTGGAGTGAGACAGTAGACAAGCGCGCCCGCACCGTGTCGGCGCTGTGTGGCGCGGCGCGCGGGGCCCGCGTGCTACAGCCGCGCTGGGCGGTACACAGCGCTGAGAGGGGCCGGTGGCTGCAGCACCACGGGTATGAGGTGCAGCATCTCAAGAGAATCAGCCAGGTATGGTGACGTTCATATTGTACCTTTATATAAGACCTTATGCCCCTTACTGAACAGTGTAGTAGTCTTAccctaaaatttaaaaaatttggCCTTcctataacttctttaattctGGGATAAAGTTTACTGGTCTGGGGTTTACTATTAACCAATGGCAACTAAAGGGAATTGACATTGGTTAATAGCAAGCTGGAAGTTCTAATAATGTTGTAGATAAATTAACGGGCCTGAACGATTTCTTCACAGTGTTTTTTCTgcactattataataaatgacaACAAATTACCATATTAGATTATGAACTTTGATTTTTAAaggataataaatttaacccatttatatcccactgctgggcaagggtctcctcccgtaatgaaagaggggctaggccttgagtccaccgcgctagAAAAGTGCGGATTGGGAACTTTGcctaccttcaagaactgttctaaaggaCTCTCTGGCACACATActatgtttttcttcaccgttggaaaaaagtgataattatttctatttattatacatattactagtcaatagtgtgttgcctcgggttcgaacctgcaaccattTGCATGGGAGagaccaacttataccactcagctaCCACTGCtctaaaaaaaatctctaatttTTTACTGCTATTCGCAGAAAGCGCGCGTGGAACGTTCAGCACTAGGCCGTTTAAACTGCGAATACGCGTACGACGTATTCAACGGTATGCGGGTTCGAATCACGGACGAGGCAGACCAAAGAGACGCCGCGATACAACTCCTTACTCTATGCGGCGCTGTCATAGAGAATAATGATAATAACGGTATTGTAAGAACTCAAAATGgtgttaaaaatacacaaaattggTGTACCAATAATGGTA from Anticarsia gemmatalis isolate Benzon Research Colony breed Stoneville strain chromosome 21, ilAntGemm2 primary, whole genome shotgun sequence includes these protein-coding regions:
- the MCPH1 gene encoding microcephalin, whose amino-acid sequence is MTKENQKGAAGLRRSAIAERLRLREEWSALKEIDESPAAHVLKWKPSNSRQVPSASNKKKQATVTGSSQKVEKTNPKPMQATSDALSGVVALVDVGSEARALPLRAVLAALGATVVTDWSPLVTHLVWTDSGTRSLRARARALACKLVSPLWVEACAAAARKLSERMFPAASRQSDLPSPRTLRQLLKKAERENVPLVDLLSDSKEDDKEMDRLMISSGTDTSRDKTTDTSNDSAELQSRINTAPRGGTTEPSTRPPAPPASRPPPKSRRKLFTHKEAQDISSSDDDSDTTRSKLHQSKMTQSEKRDLARAERLAKKMLAACTQKTNNNNHVPTQTGLKPRIVLTGMSRLERQAITKCIQKLGGVIQNSVNKRTTHVLLGSCTSNPQCNNHPSNIPGISSHCDLTKSSCWSETVDKRARTVSALCGAARGARVLQPRWAVHSAERGRWLQHHGYEVQHLKRISQKARVERSALGRLNCEYAYDVFNGMRVRITDEADQRDAAIQLLTLCGAVIENNDNNGIVRTQNGVKNTQNWCTNNGKTLEDVLIGNNVGEVNSKWVFDSVAAARMRTTRRYLNMNSFSQLQKENRILSVE